Proteins encoded within one genomic window of Acidovorax sp. 107:
- a CDS encoding response regulator transcription factor, with amino-acid sequence MRILVVEDDAGIASGLRSNLQQRGYAVDVSDGVASAWSALRAERFDAVLLDLGLVDGDGSELLRRLRLSPPVTGAASAVLPDPSTPVLIVTARDQVQQRIAGLDQGADDYLTKPFDVDELDARLRALLRRAVGRASPTIRLGDIELDPATRTVRQQGKPVEMSPREFSVLLVLLEARGRVLSRQQIEERLYSWDAAVESNAVEVHIHHLRRKLGSACIQTMRGVGYFMPQETPA; translated from the coding sequence ATGCGAATACTCGTGGTCGAAGACGATGCGGGCATAGCCAGCGGCCTGCGCAGCAACCTCCAGCAGCGTGGCTATGCGGTGGATGTCAGTGACGGCGTCGCCAGCGCCTGGAGCGCCCTGCGCGCCGAGCGGTTTGATGCCGTGCTGCTGGACCTGGGGCTGGTGGACGGTGACGGCAGCGAACTGCTGCGGCGCCTGCGCCTGAGTCCCCCCGTAACGGGGGCCGCTTCGGCTGTCCTGCCGGACCCCTCCACCCCGGTGTTGATCGTCACGGCGCGCGACCAGGTGCAGCAGCGCATCGCGGGGCTGGATCAGGGCGCGGACGACTACCTGACCAAGCCCTTTGACGTGGACGAACTGGATGCGCGCCTGCGGGCGTTGCTGCGCCGCGCGGTGGGCCGGGCCTCTCCCACCATCCGCCTGGGCGATATCGAGCTGGACCCCGCGACCCGCACGGTGCGCCAGCAAGGCAAGCCCGTGGAGATGTCTCCGCGCGAGTTTTCGGTGCTGCTGGTGCTGCTGGAGGCGCGGGGCCGGGTGCTGTCACGCCAGCAGATCGAGGAACGCCTGTACAGCTGGGATGCTGCCGTGGAGAGCAATGCGGTCGAGGTCCATATCCACCACCTGCGTCGCAAGCTGGGCAGCGCCTGCATCCAGACAATGCGCGGGGTGGGTTACTTCATGCCGCAGGAGACGCCCGCGTGA